The following proteins come from a genomic window of Amaranthus tricolor cultivar Red isolate AtriRed21 chromosome 14, ASM2621246v1, whole genome shotgun sequence:
- the LOC130799323 gene encoding uncharacterized protein LOC130799323 produces the protein MPGRGNLFLRRLMEKCRVRKNDLLLVFIDLEKAIDSIPRSIVWDSLKNRGHVIQDMYDMYDGVSTNIQTLVGMTESFPIKVGLHQEISKSVWETVSWCILFANNIVLVVETREEANSKLEEWREALEGKGLRISCTKTEYLRCDFNGT, from the exons ATGCCAGGAAGAGGCAATTTATTTTTAaggagactgatggaaaagTGTAGGGTGCGAAAGAACGATTTGCTTCtagtgttcattgacttggagaaagcgattgatagcataccacgaagtATTgtttgggatagcctcaagaatAGAGGACATGTAATACAGGACATGTATGACATGTATGACGgagtttcgactaacattcaaacactGGTGGGTATGACAGAGTCTTTTCCAATTAAAGTAGGACTGCATCAG GAAATATCTAAATCTGTCTGGGAGACCGTATCATGGTGCATACTTTTCGCTAACAATATAGTTTTGGTCGTAGAAACTAGGGAGGAGGCTAACagtaaattggaagagtggaggGAAGCCTTGGAGGGTAAGGGGTTGCGCATCAGCTGTACGAAGACTGAATACTTGCGATGCGACTTCAATGGGACATAA
- the LOC130799516 gene encoding increased DNA methylation 1-like, translating into MAADDNENWEDRPLIMPFCGQSCWLVYQTLERALGRSVIIEPGLSWTLVRRQDPNMEHLAKITKCNTMVVLAEKLIEESFDPIVDRHTRNNMIQSVVYNCGSNFPRTNFSRFYTAILENDGRVISAASLRIPSPEIAEIPFIATSEAWRRKGMCRKLLEAIESALGDIGIKRIVIPSSTEMLAKWQIKFGFVNVDYQTNKNIKELNTLMFLKTTRLQKVINPITRKTADLNFLPPSSPRLPPAPPSGQ; encoded by the exons ATGGCAGCTGATGACAACGAAAACTGGGAGGATCGACCATTAATCATGCCCTTCTGTGGGCAGAGCTGCTGGCTC GTGTACCAAACTCTCGAGAGAGCGTTGGGCAGAAGTGTGATAATAGAGCCAGGACTTTCTTGGACGCTAGTGCGGAGACAGGATCCCAACATGGAGCATTTAGCGAAGATAACGAAATGTAATACAATGGTTGTCTTAGCGGAAAAGTTAATAGAAGAGAGCTTTGATCCCATAGTAGACAGGCATACTAGAAACAACATGATCCAAAGTGTTGTTTACAATTGCGG GTCCAACTTCCCAAGGACTAACTTCAGCAGATTTTACACCGCTATTCTGGAAAATGATGGCCGGGTTATTTCTGCAGCATCATTAAG AATTCCGTCACCAGAGATAGCAGAGATCCCATTCATAGCCACAAGTGAAGCGTGGCGCAGAAAAGGGATGTGCCGGAAATTGCTGGAAGCCATTGAATCT GCACTAGGTGATATTGGAATTAAGCGGATTGTAATACCGTCATCGACTGAAATGTTGGCAAAATGGCAAATAAAGTTTGGGTTTGTGAATGTGGActatcaaacaaacaaaaacatcaagGAATTAAACACCTTAATGTTTCTCAAAACTACAAGGTTACAGAAGGTGATCAACCCCATAACAAGAAAGACTGCAGACCTTAACTTCCTGCCACCGTCCTCACCAAGACTACCGCCAGCGCCACCATCAGGACAGTAA